One window from the genome of Nicotiana tomentosiformis chromosome 5, ASM39032v3, whole genome shotgun sequence encodes:
- the LOC104088563 gene encoding uncharacterized protein has translation MSQIFQEPKGLKRIPAGFSSHHQSCRGKQKKMDEQGGNKVTGIKQIVRLKEFLSKWQNATLGPKGNNNNNNNNNNNLGSSSNGGSNSPGGISPSISMRLRNYNIYCDSDEESCQSPEPPHGVPRGYLAVYVGPELRRFIIPTSYLSDPLFKLLLEKVEEEFGFDHTGGLTIPCEIETFKFLMQCMENHQRDQPADRQDVVSAGSSPVEELEGLIVLVYSFIIFYSTLVPLCVQS, from the exons ATGAGTCAAATTTTCCAAGAGCCTAAGGGCTTAAAACGAATCCCAGCTGGATTTTCTTCTCATCATCAATCTTGCCGTGGTAAGCAAAAGAAAATGGATGAGCAAGGAGGAAACAAAGTGACTGGAATTAAGCAGATTGTAAGACTGAAAGAATTTCTAAGCAAATGGCAAAACGCCACACTTGGCCCCAAgggaaacaacaacaataataataataataataataatcttgGATCATCATCGAATGGCGGTAGCAATTCCCCAGGAGGAATATCACCTTCCATTAGTATGAGGCTAAGGAATTACAATATATATTGTGATTCGGATGAGGAGAGTTGTCAAAGTCCAGAGCCACCCCATGGTGTCCCTAGAGGCTATTTAGCTGTTTATGTTGGACCAGAGCTTCGGAGGTTTATAAttcccactagctatcttagTGATCCATTGTTCAAATTGTTGCTTGAAAAAGTTGAGGAAGAGTTTGGGTTTGATCATACTGGTGGACTCACTATACCTTGTGAGATTGAGACTTTCAAGTTCCTCATGCAGTGCATGGAGAATCATCAGAGAGATCAACCTGCTGATCGTCAAGACGTGGTTTCTG CTGGATCTTCGCCAGTTGAGGA ATTAGAAGGTCTCATTGTACTTGTATACAGTTTCATCATTTTCTATTCTACACTTGTCCCTCTGTGTGTTCAAAGCTGA
- the LOC138892231 gene encoding uncharacterized protein — protein MQAGPYSYHNKPFILQNWEIEFHFDPKCITTIPLWVHFPSLPVGYWTADVLSKVASAIGTPMYTDRYTTDLNKISYARVLVKVDITKPMLESMEIDTPSGTIQQEILYEWKPKFCSEYIHFGHDNFECWRNKQQNNEEAEFKAPKRRNRVGKKKIVQEWKPKEQQE, from the coding sequence ATGCAAGCAGGACCATACTCGTACCACAACAAACCATTCATACTGCAAAACTGGGAAATAGAGTTTCATTTTGACCCTAAATGCATTACAACTATTCCTTTGTGGGTACATTTCCCAAGCTTACCTGTTGGATATTGGACTGCAGATGTACTTAGCAAAGTGGCTAGTGCTATTGGAACCCCTATGTATACTGACAGATACACAACTGACCTTAACAAAATATCATATGCAAGGGTCTTAGTAAAGGTTGATATCACTAAGCCAATGCTAGAGAGTATGGAGATTGATACTCCATCTGGAACTATTCAGCAAGAAATTCTATATGAATGGAAGCCAAAGTTCTGCAGTGAATATATCCACTTTGGCCATGATAATTTTGAGTGTTGGAGAAATAAGCAGCAGAACAATGAAGAGGCTGAATTTAAAGCTCCAAAAAGAAGGAATAGAGTAGGAAAGAAGAAAATAGTACAGGAGTGGAAGCCAAAAGAACAGCAAGAGTAA